The following DNA comes from Mycobacteroides immunogenum.
GTAGCCCGCCGCGTATCGTGCGAACCATTCGTCGGCCAGAGCGGGCAACTTCTCGTGGGCGGGGTTGTGGCCCGGTATCTGACTGCGCACCGCGCCCGACATCGCCACCATCACCTCTCGTACCGGCAGATGACGGAAGGCGTTCGCTATGGGCCCGTCATTCGGTCCATCAATGAGCGGGAGGCGTTGCAAGAGGGCTTTTTTACGCGCCTGCATGCCGAACATCGACAACGCATCGATCCTGCGATCCTCAAGGGGAACGTGCTTGTTGAATCCTTCACAGGCGATGCGCAGCACCGCCCAGACGTGCCGGAAGATCGAGGGCGCCATCCGCATCCGGTACCACGGGTCGTCGGCCACCGCGTCATAGATGATCAGGGCCGAGCTGCGATGCTCCACCTCTTCGACGAAGTGCCACAGGAACAACGAGGCGACGCGATCGTCGCCCGGAGCGAACAGGGTGTCGTCGTGATCGAGCATCAACTTGAACACCGGGGTAAACGTGGCCTCCAGGTCGGCGGTGTAGGCCAACCGGTATTTCAAAGACTTATTGGCGGTCAGGTCATCGAAGGCGGCGATCACCTCGTCCAGGGTCTCCTTGAGTCCCGGGTAACTCTTGATCAAACCCTTCGCATGTTGGCGGTGGCCCATCGAGTGCTGGCCCTCCTGCCGGACAAACGCGTCGGCCTCTTCAGCGATCGCCGGGTCGGTGATCAACGGCATGGCCTCGGGGATCATCTGCCCGATCATCTTCTCGAATGCGATGGCCAGGAAGGAAACCGCGTTGGCCATGCTCGAGAACGCCGGGTTGGACTCGTTCCACAGGAACGGGACGTGATGGTCGGCGAATGCGAACCGCAGCTTGCGCACGATCAGTTCCGTCATGGAGAAGCACCTCGCTTGAACATACAATAAGACAGTAATTTGTTGATCTGTATGATTACTGGAATCAACTCCCGCTGTCAACGGCGATATGCTGCAGAGATGCCGACGGCCGGGGAGTTCAGGGATGGCACGTAGGCGGGGATGGGACGGGCGCCCGCCCAGTAGCGACGCGGAGGCTTCCGAGCGGATCGTCGCCGCCGCAGTGAAGCTGATCGGCGAGACCGGCTCCGCGGTCAGCCTTGCCGATGTCGCCGCAGAACTCGGCGTGATTCGACAGACGGTCTACCGGTACTTCCCCACTGCCGATGCACTCATGCATGCCGCGTCCATCGCGTCGGTCGACGGATTCCTGGACCGACTGACAGAGGTGGTGCGCGGCATCGCCGATCCGGCCGACGCACTCACCGAAGGTGTGCTCTACACCCTGGAAGAGGTGACTCGTACACCACATTTGGGCATCATGATGTCTGAGCCGTACGCGCATTCGCATACCAGCGACATGACATCAGATGAGGCGCAGGCATTCGGCCTGCGCATGCTCGAACGCTTCGACGTCGACTGGGATCGGTACGGATACGACGATGAGTCCAAACGCGGGCTAGTGGAATTCGCCCTGCGCATCATGCTGTCGTTCTTTGTCTCACCCAACGAGACCACCCGATCTCACGACGAACTACGCCGCTTCCTCAAGCGATGGCTGGGCGGCGCGATTCTTGCGCAAAAGCGCTGACCGCTTCAGGCGAGATCGTGCCGCAGCGACGGCATGGCAAGGGGTTTCAGCAACGCCGCTCCCGCCTTGTCCAGTGGGCTCCCTGTCATACGGGCGATGAGCCACATCACCGCGGGAGGCATGATCGTCGAGAGCCTCTCGGGTGCGCAGTGCGTGCCATCGCGTACCACCCAGGCTTCGCAGCCCGGTAGCCCGGTGAATACCGTCGTGTCGGCGAGCGGAACGAAATGGTCATGATCGCCGTTGATCGCGAGCACCGGCGATACCGGCGGGCGATCGAAGTAACCCTGACGCCTCAGCGAGAACTCGGTGATGAAGCCCTGGTAGTCCTCGACGGCTGGAAGCTCGTTCAACTGTGCCGCGTGCGCGAGGATGCCGGGCATACCATTCGGCAGGGCGCGCACATCTTGGATGATCTGCGCTCCAACCGGGCCGCCAAGGCTTATCGCAGCGTCCACTCGCCCATCGAGGGCCAGCTTGGCGGCCCACAAGCCCGCGAAGCTCACCCCGACCATCCCGACCGGCCCACTGCCGTTTGCTACCGCGCTGATGGTTTCGGCAACAATGCGATCGGCATGTGGACTGATCGGCGCGGTGGTCTCACCTGTTCCGGGATTATCCAGTGCCACAACGGCGAATCCGGTCAAGCGGGCCATTCGCACCGCCGCGTTGTGCAGCTCGACCTTCCAAGTGTCGACACCGCCGCAGATCACAAGGAGACCGTCACGACGGCGCCGACGACGCTGAAAGATGTGCGCGGCCACCTCGGTGGCGCCGTCGGGGCCTGCCACGACCAAGCGGCGACGCTCGAAGGACACCGGAAACGATGGTGCCGCCTTCTCATAGGCCGCCAACTGCCGCCCGAACGCCTCGGCCCGGATAGGCGTCGCAATGGTCGGAAATTTGGCGGCACCCCAGCAGAGTGCGGCAAGCAACCAGTCACCCTGGGATTCAGCGGTCTCGGCTTCGCGGCCCCATTCCGGCGTCCACCCGCCGGCCTGGTCACTCCACATATCGCGAATTCGGGCGCGGACCCGAGTGACGATCGGCGCCGGGATGCCCCAGGCCCCGACAAACTGCTTGGCCCGCTCCTCGAAGAGATCCTCGCTGTCGAGATCGAAAGTGAACATGTCGCTGAGCCTTTCCGCGCGGCACTTCATTAACGCATGAATCCTGCGTTAAGTGACGCTAGAGTAGGTGCGCGCTTAATGCAAGAAAATTGCAGTAGATTGTTCGAATGCCAGACGCCGAGATCCGCCGCCGCACCGGCGGCCGCTCGGCCGCCGTTCGCGAGGCGGTCCTGCGTTCCGCGCTGCAGCTGCTGGCCGAGCGCGGCGTGGGCCAGATCTCGATCGGCGCGATCGCCCATCAAGCAGGCGTGCACGAAACATCGATCTACCGCCGGTGGGGCACCGTGGACGCCGTCCTTCTCGACGCACTCTTGGCATCGAGCCTCGAAAATCTCCCCATTCCCGACACCGGTTGCATCCGAGAGGATTTGGTCGCCTTTATGCGGGAAACCGCGGACTACATGACCTCGCCCGTAGGGCAGGCCCTGGTCCGAAGCATGGTCGCGGTAGAAGACGGCACCGACCTTGCCGCGCACCGAGATCGCTTCTGGCAGGCTCGGTTCGAGACCGCGAGGGTGATGATCGAGCGTGCTGTCATGCGGGGCGAGCTGGCCGAGAGCACCAA
Coding sequences within:
- a CDS encoding metal-dependent hydrolase — its product is MTELIVRKLRFAFADHHVPFLWNESNPAFSSMANAVSFLAIAFEKMIGQMIPEAMPLITDPAIAEEADAFVRQEGQHSMGHRQHAKGLIKSYPGLKETLDEVIAAFDDLTANKSLKYRLAYTADLEATFTPVFKLMLDHDDTLFAPGDDRVASLFLWHFVEEVEHRSSALIIYDAVADDPWYRMRMAPSIFRHVWAVLRIACEGFNKHVPLEDRRIDALSMFGMQARKKALLQRLPLIDGPNDGPIANAFRHLPVREVMVAMSGAVRSQIPGHNPAHEKLPALADEWFARYAAGYEVTQWYTAGQTARVGV
- a CDS encoding TetR/AcrR family transcriptional regulator, which translates into the protein MARRRGWDGRPPSSDAEASERIVAAAVKLIGETGSAVSLADVAAELGVIRQTVYRYFPTADALMHAASIASVDGFLDRLTEVVRGIADPADALTEGVLYTLEEVTRTPHLGIMMSEPYAHSHTSDMTSDEAQAFGLRMLERFDVDWDRYGYDDESKRGLVEFALRIMLSFFVSPNETTRSHDELRRFLKRWLGGAILAQKR
- a CDS encoding alpha/beta fold hydrolase, with protein sequence MFTFDLDSEDLFEERAKQFVGAWGIPAPIVTRVRARIRDMWSDQAGGWTPEWGREAETAESQGDWLLAALCWGAAKFPTIATPIRAEAFGRQLAAYEKAAPSFPVSFERRRLVVAGPDGATEVAAHIFQRRRRRRDGLLVICGGVDTWKVELHNAAVRMARLTGFAVVALDNPGTGETTAPISPHADRIVAETISAVANGSGPVGMVGVSFAGLWAAKLALDGRVDAAISLGGPVGAQIIQDVRALPNGMPGILAHAAQLNELPAVEDYQGFITEFSLRRQGYFDRPPVSPVLAINGDHDHFVPLADTTVFTGLPGCEAWVVRDGTHCAPERLSTIMPPAVMWLIARMTGSPLDKAGAALLKPLAMPSLRHDLA
- a CDS encoding TetR/AcrR family transcriptional regulator, producing the protein MPDAEIRRRTGGRSAAVREAVLRSALQLLAERGVGQISIGAIAHQAGVHETSIYRRWGTVDAVLLDALLASSLENLPIPDTGCIREDLVAFMRETADYMTSPVGQALVRSMVAVEDGTDLAAHRDRFWQARFETARVMIERAVMRGELAESTNAALVLELITAPVHFRVISVRSSLDDHTARLIVDTVLRGISAAN